A single Candidatus Methylomirabilota bacterium DNA region contains:
- a CDS encoding ABC transporter ATP-binding protein, translating into MSALLQTTRLTKYFGETHAVDHVDFTVTEGEVLALIGSNGAGKTTLINLISGLIPVDSGAIVFQGADITRESIHEKIARGIARSFQLVNLFDQLTTLDNLALAIFSRDGKTRKLFSLSDADGAVRDEALAVLQQFGLAGKAGMVAGGLSQGERKLLDVAVAYALRPKLLFLDEPTSGVSTREKAPIMDIISSVVRAGGITAVIVEHDMDVVFKYCPRIVAMHEGTILADGTPEEIRNNEQVTANLLGTQHGA; encoded by the coding sequence GTGAGCGCTCTGCTCCAGACGACCCGGCTCACCAAGTACTTCGGCGAGACGCACGCGGTGGACCACGTGGACTTCACCGTCACGGAGGGCGAGGTGCTCGCCCTCATCGGCTCCAACGGGGCGGGGAAGACCACCCTGATCAACCTGATCAGCGGGCTCATCCCCGTGGACTCCGGCGCCATCGTGTTCCAGGGGGCGGACATCACGCGCGAGTCCATCCACGAGAAGATCGCCCGAGGAATCGCCCGGAGCTTCCAGCTCGTGAACCTCTTCGACCAGCTCACCACGCTCGACAACCTGGCCCTGGCCATCTTCTCGCGGGACGGAAAGACCCGGAAGCTGTTCTCGCTGTCGGACGCGGACGGGGCCGTCCGGGACGAGGCCCTGGCCGTGCTCCAGCAGTTCGGCCTGGCCGGCAAGGCCGGGATGGTGGCGGGCGGGCTCAGCCAGGGCGAGCGCAAGCTGCTGGACGTGGCCGTGGCCTACGCGCTCCGCCCCAAGCTCCTCTTCCTTGACGAGCCGACCAGCGGCGTCAGCACGCGTGAGAAGGCGCCCATCATGGACATCATCTCGTCGGTGGTGCGGGCGGGGGGGATCACCGCCGTGATCGTCGAGCATGACATGGACGTGGTCTTCAAGTACTGCCCGCGGATCGTCGCCATGCACGAGGGCACCATCCTGGCCGACGGCACCCCGGAGGAGATCCGCAATAACGAGCAGGTGACGGCCAATCTTCTGGGAACCCAGCACGGTGCTTGA
- a CDS encoding branched-chain amino acid ABC transporter permease produces the protein MPAATRRLLVAAGPIILALVVLPYVVNPYDTVLLSYGLIFAIAALGFNLLLGYTGLLSFGHSAYFGVGAYAVAFTVKYLKVTSMELFVLAGILASALVAALFGLVCVRYTRIFFSILTLALSQVLWSLAFKFFWVTGGTDGLRVPTPTLLGVSIGAGQDKMTFLAHRYYYYVLVIFLAAVGVMWVIVHSPFGKALQAIRDNETRAEFVGVQVWHYRWIAFLISGVFTGLAGALWVPLNGLTTPDILLWTFSGEIVFFTVLGGFGTFAGPVVGAVVFNYLKTFAVGYTVYWQMFLGVVLVLLVLGLPAGIVGTAIRLWGKGRKTA, from the coding sequence ATGCCCGCGGCCACCCGACGCCTGCTCGTCGCCGCCGGCCCCATCATCCTCGCCCTCGTGGTCCTGCCCTACGTGGTGAACCCCTACGACACGGTGCTCCTCTCCTACGGCCTGATCTTCGCCATCGCGGCCTTGGGCTTCAACCTGCTGCTGGGCTACACGGGCCTGCTCTCCTTCGGGCACTCGGCCTACTTCGGCGTGGGCGCCTATGCCGTCGCCTTCACCGTCAAGTACCTCAAGGTCACCTCGATGGAGCTGTTCGTCCTGGCCGGCATCCTTGCCTCGGCCCTGGTGGCGGCGCTCTTCGGCCTCGTCTGCGTGCGCTACACGCGGATCTTCTTCAGCATCCTCACCCTCGCCCTGTCCCAGGTGCTGTGGAGCCTGGCCTTCAAGTTCTTCTGGGTGACGGGCGGGACGGACGGCCTGCGCGTGCCCACGCCCACCCTGCTCGGTGTGTCCATCGGGGCCGGGCAGGACAAGATGACCTTCCTGGCCCACCGGTACTACTACTACGTCCTCGTGATCTTCCTGGCCGCGGTGGGGGTCATGTGGGTGATCGTGCATTCGCCGTTCGGCAAGGCGCTGCAGGCCATCCGCGACAACGAGACCCGGGCCGAGTTCGTCGGGGTGCAGGTGTGGCACTACCGCTGGATCGCCTTCCTCATCTCCGGGGTCTTCACGGGCCTGGCCGGGGCGCTCTGGGTGCCCCTCAACGGGCTCACGACACCCGACATCTTGCTCTGGACCTTCTCGGGCGAGATCGTCTTCTTCACCGTGCTCGGCGGCTTCGGCACCTTCGCCGGGCCCGTGGTGGGGGCCGTCGTCTTCAACTACCTCAAGACCTTCGCCGTCGGCTACACCGTGTACTGGCAGATGTTCCTCGGCGTGGTGCTGGTCTTGCTGGTGCTCGGGCTGCCCGCCGGCATCGTGGGCACGGCTATCCGGCTGTGGGGCAAAGGGAGGAAGACCGCGTGA
- a CDS encoding ABC transporter ATP-binding protein, which produces MLELERINTFRGPAHVLNGVSLTVQDGESVVLVGRNGAGKTTTIDSIMGLLPVRSGTVTFKGRDITRVPAHERALSGIGYSPEDAGIFPDLTVEENFLICQSLAAGRRVGQAGIDPRVFELFPEVRDFTKRRGLHLSGGQKKMVAIARALTLGPSILLLDEPFEGLAPVVVSRFIEAVTQIKAMGVSLLIAESNLMTASRVADRLYAIDRGEIIFEGTPRRAFENLEVMKTLRG; this is translated from the coding sequence GTGCTTGAGCTCGAGCGGATCAACACCTTTCGCGGACCTGCCCACGTCCTCAACGGCGTGTCGCTGACCGTGCAGGACGGGGAGTCGGTGGTCCTGGTCGGGCGCAACGGAGCGGGGAAGACCACCACCATCGACAGCATCATGGGGCTCCTCCCCGTGCGGAGCGGCACCGTCACCTTCAAGGGTCGCGACATCACGCGGGTGCCTGCCCATGAGCGGGCGCTGTCCGGCATCGGCTACTCGCCCGAGGACGCCGGCATCTTTCCCGACCTCACCGTGGAGGAGAACTTCCTGATCTGCCAGTCCCTGGCCGCGGGCCGGCGCGTGGGCCAGGCCGGCATCGACCCGCGCGTCTTCGAGCTCTTCCCCGAGGTGCGCGACTTCACCAAGCGGCGCGGGCTCCACCTCTCGGGCGGCCAGAAGAAGATGGTCGCGATTGCCCGCGCCCTGACCCTCGGTCCCTCGATCCTCCTGCTGGATGAGCCCTTCGAGGGGTTGGCGCCCGTGGTGGTGAGCCGCTTCATCGAGGCGGTCACCCAGATCAAGGCCATGGGCGTCTCGCTCCTCATCGCCGAGTCGAACCTGATGACCGCCTCCCGCGTAGCCGACCGGCTCTACGCCATCGACCGGGGCGAGATCATCTTCGAGGGGACGCCCCGCCGGGCCTTCGAGAACCTCGAGGTGATGAAAACGTTGCGGGGCTGA